The stretch of DNA AGGCATCTAAAATCAGGTCTGTCTGATAGAGTCTTGTACCAGAAGGCAGGTGTCCTTTGAAGATACAGGCATTGTTTTCACCCTCACAGAGAACAAACCAGCCAATTAATACACACCATCAGTATCTGTGTAGTTCCCTTTTCAATTGCAAATCTGCAGTAGCTGCAAGTATGCTTTGATGCCTCCCACATCATATTTTCTGTTGATATCCAGAAGTACTATGGTTCTACATCAGTCCACAAGTGCAAAGAACATGAAATCAAACACTTCTGCAAATATCATGGCAAGAAAGTAGAAAGAAAGATGGATTCCACAGGAGAAGAGGTAAGTAGGTACTTTTGGTTTTGGTGAAAGGCTATTCCTTCCCTTGCTGTGGGGTAATTGTTATCCACCTGATCTCTGTGACACTCACACTCACGTATGTAGGTTGACCTTATAGACTTAGAAATGCCTGGACTGATCCAAGCTTTGTGGTGGGTTGGGGGAAGGCAGAGTAACTTCTTGTGGCACCAGTCAGTGTCCTATCGGTCCTTTCTTGGAGGGGAAAATTTCACACACCTAAAGCATCCACACACTTCGGCTGGATTTGCCTTGTGTGCTGAATCATTagaaaataatatctttttctttccagaggaCTGAAGGTTCCAGAGCACCCAGCCACGCTCACACTTGCCAACAATGTGTAAGTGTATAGACTACTTTGGGTTTAAGTGGAGGTATTTGATAGcatttcttttatcattttGCATCAATGTGACAATCAAAAAAATTGTGACAGATGTGGAGACCTTGATGGCACAGAATATTAACCAGTGGTGCATTCACAATCATAATATATGTATAGGCAGTCAAATGGGCATACAGAGACTTGCACAATTAGTTAGAAACTAGATTGTGGCATTCTTGCACTTGGCCCTCCCACAGGCTTTCTGAAGACTCCTGTTCctcaaggagaagaaaactgtttttatttttcaaagcctAACATCTCAGCAAATCAATTTCAGGAACTTCTAAGCCACAAAAGATAAGAAACATGGAATCTGTACCACAGTATAAATTAGTGGGAGCACTGTTGGTATAGGGAATGCTTCCCAGGTTTATGTTCAAAACTGCCTAGGTTGGTAACTTCCAGTTTTGTGAGACATAGATTACAGCACAGTGATTACTTCCACTGATTGAAACATTAGCTGAAATACTTTGAGTATGGCACTTGCTAATTTTTGTACtgacagaaacattttacagttttgtttACACTGCCTTctatatatttagaaaaatcttAGTACATTTGTATAAcagctgaaatgtatttttttacctaaacacaaattttttttttttgaaaatctaAGATGACTAACTAGTAatgtagcttttctttttttttttttttttttttccctcaaagccCAGAAGACCTTCCAAAGACTTCTACATTGAAGTTTCTCCTGGCATCTATTCTGTCACAGCAATGTCAGAGGACATGGTGGAACAAACCCACATAGTAGATGTCATTGCAGGACAAAGTATTGATTTAACTTTTGTTCTGTGATATTTGTTGTTTCCTGGCAGTAGCAGGAATAAAATATGAGGTTCTTTTTAATGCATGTAATGAActataaatatctttttcttgtTAGCACTTTAATAGTAGCTTCCTCTTTGGGACTCCATTTTCATGGCCTGTATATTTGTTTTCTACTTAATGCAATTATATGTAGCCCACTTTGTACActgatttttataaatgtttgTACATTGTGTGCCTTTTAAATCCAGTTATGTCACTGTGTAATTCCAGATTCTTCTGCTCTAAACAATTAAAGATACAATCAGTGGAATAAAATACATGATCAAGCCTCTGTGATGACAGGTTCTTTTGTGTTATCCTCAGACAGAACCCCCATGTCGCCGTGTTGACCAGTGAGAGCATGATCCATGTGGTATGAATATGGATGTGCATTAGCTTCTGTAGGCTGGGACTGATTTTAGAGCCGCTGGCTCACAAGCCACTCTCCTGTCTGTACTTCTACTAttctgggaaagaaataaaatgcaaatgaaattcaCTGCCTAGAACCTCAACTCAGAAACATGCTAAATATGTGTCAGGTGTTCAGTATAGGCACATGAACTATTGATTCCAGTCCTGTCTCTTTGCAGGCTTTGCAGACCAAGCTAAACCCCTTTTCTGTGGGCTGTGGAGGTACCCTGAGTTATCCTATTTACTGCTGAGCAACTGCACACTGCAGCTTATGACCAAGTTCATATGCTTTAAACATGAGCAGTCCTACTAACAAAACTCCCTGGATGCTTAACTTTCCCAAAGGGCCAGATTCCACATCTAGAATTAGTGATATGATCTATATAGATCTGTCATCTTTTTGTAGCTGATAATATTAAGGTTTCAGATCATTTTCATCAGAATATAAAAATCAGTGGCTTGAATGCTAATCATTTTGTTGTTTGTATCTACAGTAGCAGGTCCTTTAGCCTCTGGCaagttttgcttctgctttaatcctgaaaaaaaatactttcagctgTCGGCTTGTATTGTTTCTCCATTCCCTCTGGCTTTCTACAAACAGAAACTGCTTTGCTGAATTTCTATGGCTCACTCCAGAGAACCGTGGACAAATTGGAGGTTTATTGGACTCTTGATGTGCATCTGTTCAGGCTTTTAGTGCTCATGCTAGTCCATCTGATCTCTCCAGAATTGTAAAGTCAAGTCCAAATAGTTAGGAATTTAATGTAGCACCTTGGAATAAAGAATGAGGATGGTCAAGTTTGATGTGAGTGAAAATAGAGTTCCTCacttattaaaattatatagtCATCCATAAAGATATTGTACTGAGACAGTACCTAAATCAGAACTTGATTTGCTTAATATATGTAGCACTGATATAGTAGAAGCAATTTACCTGAAATTTCGGCCCCTGAACCTGATCAGTTGTACACGGACTGAATCCTGGTTGatcatttctctctctgctttgttGCAAGTGAGCTCTGACAAGGTCTATAACATCAGGTTTGTCATCTCCAGCACAAGTCACTTTACATTTATCGTCTGATGCTGCTTtatatctttgtttttctgatgctGCAAAGCCTTCTTCCTGgaggacagaaaacaaatcccTCAGGAGTCTGGTCTAAAAAAAGCATCAGTGTCTTTGTtaactgctgctttcctggctgTACCTCTGCCTCACAGAGCTTTAATAATGCTCTATTTTCTGTGCTAGGACAAACTCTACTGCTGAAACACACAATTGGACAGTAAGAACAAAGGCTTTTCAGAAGCTGTTAGGCTTTGATTAAAAacttttctgctttggaagTCAGGAGGATTTTGTTGACTGCAGTGAGAGGACATCAGCCCCCCAGAGAGCACCTCTGGGAAGCCTGTCTTCTAACTCCACTTGTTTGCTGCAAGCCACTTCTGATGCAGCCTGTATCATATGATAAAACTGCTTCAGCTATCTCAGAGTAGCAATGCATCTTCTGGGTTTAAAATCACCAAGGGCTATTTTACAGGAACAAAATTATGTCATTATACCCTGCATTACCACATTGCATCCACTACTGTGATTCATGCTGCCGCTTTGGGGCTGGAACAAAacaattctgttttcttattaGTTTTACCAAACGGCAACTCATGTCGCTTCAGTGCACAGCCTTGACACTGCTAACATAGAGCTTGCCTGCCTGGAGCTCCATACTGGCCTGAAAATTCCTAGGAAATCAATTACAGAGGTGTGCAGTTATGTAACTATGATTATTTAAACAATAAAGTCGACTAGAAATAGAAAGTAGGAACCATGCAGTTGATAAGTTGGTAGGCATCTGCCTAAAGTGAATGCATATAATTGTGAGAATACAAGATGTATTCCAGTATATTCTCTGTTCACCAAGACATGTTATTCATGGATTCATCTCTAAACATGCAAGTTTAGAACATTTGAAGTTTTACTTTGCAGTCAGCTCACAGTAGCAAGAGGATGAAGGTACAGAAGAACTAATATTTGATTTCATGTCTAAAATTTATTAACTGTACCCCTGATGCTCTTGTGCTGAGCACTGTTTCTGTTGATCCTGACATTCTCTTTcatcttccccttcttcctgtaattttttttcttcctcatttctgtgcttgctttttttaGCATTCatgttctgattattttttcttcctagattTTCTAAAGCACAAGGGAAACCAGGCCTAAAGAACAGGGTAGTGATGTTGTTCCTAGTTGTGACACAGTTTGCTTACTCTGTATCCCCCAGCTTCAGGGTAGGGATCTGCTGTTTAAACTTGTGGCTTCTAGTGGGGGAGTAAGAGAAAAAACTCAGCAAAGACTGTTTACTAAAGAATCTGCTTTTACCTCTGAGAGACAGAGATTGTGACTATCACAGTTTGAttggcagagctcagcaccttTCCATGGGTTCAACATTGGGTAGATGTCAATGGGCATTTGGCAGCTTTCTGAATTGAAATCTCCGTTACTGAATGCTCACATGGCTACTGACAATTGTTTCCATTTTACCAAGTAGCTTCAGCCCTTCCTAAGGGCTTGGgatttttgctttggtttcatTACTGGAGAACTTTCCTACCTATCACAAAACTGGTGGATGGCCTTAGGAAGCAGTTAAGTTACAAACAATGTGGTTTTCTCGCCAGGTTCCAGACCAttaacaagaatattttttctattcaaACAAACCTCCTGCTTACATAACTACAATATTAATACAAATTACCTTACCCTCGATGATGGCTTGAAATCTTGGTCtcttaggatttttttcactgtgagttGCCCTCTGGGAGTTTGTTCAATGGTTTCAAATATTGCACACTGATTAGCTGGGGCCACACGGGATATGTCCCCAGTGGAGATGGCTTTGGATTCCAGCTGGCCCTTTGTACATGTGCTGCTACAACTTCCAGGTCCTAGGAAGGAGTAAAAGTGAATCTAAGAGTGAAACCAGAACTGAAATGGAGAAACATTCAtttcagaagagagaaaaatgcactttaaGCCTGAAAGGAATTCTTTCTGATTATTCTGCATGGACGAGCTATGCAGATTAATGAAGATGTTAGCATCATAAAAGGCATAGGGAAATGACAGGAAACAGAGAGGAATATCTGTACttccaaatgaaattaattgttCTGGTAGTTTTCCATGGGACGAGTTGCCGAAGGAAGAGCCAGATGAGGCAGCAGAAACattggggagggagaggaattGTATCAGAGTCTGATATGCAAATTTACAGTACTAATACCAATAACCTGCAGGCAGAGTGACTGCCCTGCCCAGACCACCTCTGACAGCTGCTTCCTGTGGGGTTGTTAAAAGGTACCTGAATTACTGGAATGGGACTTGTGGTGGCTTCTTTTCCAGTATTTCCCCTCAGGTCTTGCAGAATCCTTTAGCCTGGGCTTTTCGAGACAGCTGGAGCCTGTGTTAACAGCACTGTCCCCCACAGTACTCTTCATGGGGGATGGCTTCAGGTCCCACTCTGAGCCAGAAGAGGGGGAAGATGttgccacagctgcagcttctccttgcTTTGTGCCTTTCAGTTCTAGAAGACCTGGAGAGAGCTCACTGCTGGACTCTGcctcttcagatttttctggaaAGACCAGAGACCTGGAGGGAAGAGGCcaccaggcaccagcacagggatggcagcagcagatgcaCCTTACACAGGCTGATAAACAGATACCACCATCACAGTGGTGGTGGAAATCTggccagcagggagagcagagcaagCAGTGCTTGGCAAGGCTACGTACAGCACAAACAGGAATCAGGGCTGGCTTAGGACTGCAGGGAAAAACACAAGAGTTGGTGTCCTGACTTGGTCTGAGCTTCACCCTGCTGGTGAAGGGCATGTGGATCATCTCCACAATCCTCTCCCACAGGCTAGGAGGGATCCACAGAGCCACACCACGGGGGAGTTTCACTTTCTTGTCATTCCAGAAATGGACCGtaatttcttcatcttctgaggctgtgaagagaaaaagtaaGCAGCCTTAAGCAGCTGGCCTGCCTGGGCAGTGCATACAGACAGATCAGCCTTTGCAGCTTTATGTACTTTCTCTACTCCTGTCAAAGGGCAGGATCAACTCTTGCCCCTCTCTAACCCCTCACCACAATGTCACAGAGGAGGAGTGGGCAGCATCATTAAAACAACAGGCCTGGCAGCATCTTTCCTCCCAGTTTGTCATCAGATGAACAAGAAAACGATGACAGagtaatttttgttgttgctgccaAAGTTAGCAGTACTGCTCTGAGAATAGTATTTTGGTAAGTCAGTGGAGCTTGACTGTCAGACATGGGAAAAATGaatgagctgttgaaatctcCTACGTCTGGGTGATAAAATCACCCCCAGATGTACCATTTGGTACAAATGTGAACACTTAAGCTCAGATGAATGCTTCCTGATAGTTGTCTCACTTGTATCTGTCATGAAAAGGCCACAGTCCTGCACATGGCAGACACAGCCTTGTCCCAGCTACACCCACGGACACAGATGATGACATTTTTATGGGCCACAACTTCCTTAGGGTCAGACTGGTGAGGTTACACACAGATATCCATCAGCAGTCCCATCAGCTCCTGCAAGCTTGGAACACTAAGCTGTAGTCTGTGCACTGCTAtttctctggcagcagcactgtgacTAGAGTTTATCCTGACAGCCTCACTTGTGTTCCAGAGGAacaagaggaggaagatggCACCACTTTTCTCACCTCGTAAAGGATCCCTTGTCTCAATGCCTGTGAGGACGGTTCCTGGGCCGTACCTGGCCCTATCTGGCTCCCAGGGTGCCAGCACTGTCTCCAGGGAGTAAGGAGTGCTTCATCCCATTCACATATTCCAGGATGTCATCCTTAGCTGTTTTTTGCACACACACTGGATGCCTTCCATGTGACACAAGTGGTTTGGCAAACTCTACCAGAAACATGTCTCTTTCACTCTGTTACCAGGAACAAAATAACAATTCCACTGAAAAACAGTCCATAATGTGCCAGGTAATGCAACTTTCACTAGGAGACCATCCTGTGCTTATATGACTAGGCCAAAACAAGCCTGAACAGCAGCTAAAGTGTGTGGTGTTAGTTCAGCATtgagacagacagaaaatgctCCGTGAGGCTCACCAGAAAGCAGGATGAGTGAAGCATATGTTCAGATTCACTCCCACTAGGacctgtattttctttcccaagagAAAAAGCTATAGGCAAGTGTATTCACAAACCCTGCTGTGTTTGCCAAGGAACAAGGGACACTGGAGACATTCAGACCTGTTGTTCAGTCATGTCCAAGTCCTTCCCCATTACATACaacaccagctctgcttcttGGGGGGATTGTTGGGAATTTTTATCTGTCAAGAGGCTTTCTATCAACAATGAGACGAGGTACTTCCCTGTTCTTGAGAAAGAATAGGCTCTTTTTTGTGTTAAGTTTGAAGTGCTAACAAACCAATGAATTAAAGCTTTCACTAACCTTTCTGGAAAGACCCAGAGCCATTGGTCTGTGGCTGACTCAAGCTGGACATGTGTACATAAAACACAAAccctttttcctgtgctgttgaTGGGTCTGTGTCTACACAAAACAGCAGCCCCTAcgctgctggcagcagcacccgGGCTGGCTGAGCCTGGCTCAGTGCCCAGTGCCAGCACAAGCACAGGGCTGCTCAGGCACCTGCTGGCCTGGTGATCTCTAATCTCATCAGCTGAACCAAAAACTGCTACACTGAACCAGGTAGTGTGTGAGGACTGCTCCCTGTTACACATCCTCTCAGCTACCACACAGCAACCATCACTCACCTCCATCTCCTCTTTTACTGTACCACGGTAATAAAATCCATCTTGTTCCCCTCTCACCAGCACAGGCACGTTGCTGTCTAGGCCCCCTGATCCCCCCAGTCTCTTCCATGCTgggcctggggaggggaggcagtGGCTAATCCATTGGCACCTcgaagaaaagaaaatgggtCAGCCCTGAAAGAAATAGATTCTGTAGGtcttgaagaaaataatcttgtAAGATTTAAGAAATGGAACACTCCACCTCATTTTGTAGCACTCCCACAGGCCAAATCGTgtgggaagaaacagaaaacttgcTTGTGCTGGGATAATTCCTTGATTTTGCGAAAAACACATCAGTGCCTGCTTTTACTCAGATTCCTTTGCTTTTGGGGTTTATAGGAAGTGAGCCAGGGGCATGCTGGAATCCTAGGCCAGCATTACCTGCACCAGCCCTCTTGCTGTTTACACGGCAAGACAATGCAACCCTTCAGATCAGGGGAAAGGATCCATCTCCAGTAGGTGCACTCCAGAGTGCTGGAGCTGATGGTTTACACTGGAGCATTCcaggaacagcaaaacagagaaGTAAACAACAAAGCTGTGGTTGATAACAGGTTCTAGTTCAAAACTGGGAAAATAATTGCCTGTCACAAAGCATTTAGAAACATTTCATGGAAGACGGCTGTTAATGCAAGATGTGTTTATTTATCC from Corvus cornix cornix isolate S_Up_H32 chromosome 5, ASM73873v5, whole genome shotgun sequence encodes:
- the AKIP1 gene encoding A-kinase-interacting protein 1; the protein is MRGVSKECEKYYGSTSVHKCKEHEIKHFCKYHGKKVERKMDSTGEERTEGSRAPSHAHTCQQCPRRPSKDFYIEVSPGIYSVTAMSEDMVEQTHIVDVIAGQSIDLTFVL
- the C5H11orf16 gene encoding LOW QUALITY PROTEIN: uncharacterized protein C11orf16 homolog (The sequence of the model RefSeq protein was modified relative to this genomic sequence to represent the inferred CDS: inserted 2 bases in 1 codon), giving the protein MAHLDGSLPRAQRYCSVRPAPDKFSCSSAISTVNPCCRSSFVVYPAWIAEPLTPQRCQWISHCLPSPGPAWKRLGGSGGLDSNVPVLVRGEQDGFYYRGTVKEEMESERDMFLVEFAKPLVSHGRHPVCVQKTAKDDILEYVNGMKHSLLPGDXVLAPWEPDRARYGPGTVLTGIETRDPLRASEDEEITVHFWNDKKVKLPRGVALWIPPSLWERIVEMIHMPFTSRVKLRPSQDTNSCVFPCSPKPALIPVCAVRSLAKHCLLCSPCWPDFHHHCDGGICLSACVRCICCCHPCAGAWWPLPSRSLVFPEKSEEAESSSELSPGLLELKGTKQGEAAAVATSSPSSGSEWDLKPSPMKSTVGDSAVNTGSSCLEKPRLKDSARPEGKYWKRSHHKSHSSNSGPGSCSSTCTKGQLESKAISTGDISRVAPANQCAIFETIEQTPRGQLTVKKILRDQDFKPSSREEGFAASEKQRYKAASDDKCKVTCAGDDKPDVIDLVRAHLQQSRERNDQPGFSPCTTDQVQGPKFQK